The DNA window AGCGCGATGGTCTGGCCGCTCTGCAGCCCGGGGGGGCCTCCCGCGAACCCCCCCGGGCCGCCGGGGCCGCGGTTCACGGTCTGGCGGATGCGCAGGAAGCGCCCGCGCTGGTTCTCCTTCAGGTCCAGGTAGTACTTGCGGTTCTCCCGCACCAGGAACTCGCTCTTGAgggcgcggcggggcccggcgccGTCCTCGCCCGGCGGCCCCGCGGCCTGGGCCAGCTGCTCGGGGCTGGACGGGCCCAGCTGCGCGTAGTGCTCGATGAAGTCGCCCAGATAGTCGCGGAACTCGGCGGCCACGGCCATGGAGAGCGTGAGGCGGCTCTTGGAGCCGCCCGCGCCCACCTCGGCGATCTTGAGGAAGCGGCCCTTGGCGTTCTGCTTCACGTCCAGGTAGAAGCGCTTGTTCTGGATGTCCAGCCGCTTGGACGCCAGCTCCTGCGTCTCCTGCTCAGGGCCGGCcgcgccgctgccgccgggccccgcggccgggccggccccccccgccccgccgcgggcGGTCCCGaacccgccgccgccgccgcgctcgCTGCCGCTGTCCCCGTCCGCCATCTTGtccgcccgccccgcgcgccGCCCGCTTCCGGCCCCGCTGCGACACCGCTGACGTCACCGCCGCACCGCCGCCGTCACGTGCGCTGGGGGCCCCGCCCGCCGCGTCCCCACGCGCCCCCGGTGAAGCTCCGCCCCCTCCAGGCCCCGCCCAGAAACCCCCTCCCCTCCAATTCCATCGCTCCGAGTCCTGCCCCAGCTGTCAGTCACAAGGGCCACGCCTCCCATTGGTCGCTGTGCCCGGgccccgccccgcagccccctcccctccattGAGCGCAGCGCTCTGCTGCCCGGCTGTCAGTCACGGCCACCGCTGGCTCCTGTTGGTCAATGCGGCCCATGGCTCCGCCCTACGGGCTGTCAGTCACCGGCGCTAGCCACTCCTATTGGTTCCTGAAGCCAcgcctccagctcctcccttcATTGAGCACAGATTCCCGCCTTCCCTGCTGTCAGTCACAGCCTCCCGCGGTCCCCATTGGCCTGTGGTGCCCAAAGTCCCACCCCCAGCTGTCTCTCACCGTTACCACAGCTCCCATTGGCCAGCAAGGCTCTCAGCTCCGCCCCGGGATGCATGATGTCATGGCCAGTCAGCATGACATCATCGATGACATCACGGCTGGTCAGTGGCACTGGGGCCACACTTCGGATGGGCAGACTCCAACCTCTGCCCCGAGCCAGGTGTGAAGGGCAGAACCCGCCAGAACCCACCCTGCCCCAGGTCGGGGTGAGCTGCCCAGGGGGAGTCCTCAAGTCCAGTCCATGGCCACCCCtaagggacaccctgggaccACGCAGCGTCTCTGGGGATTGCCTGGGAACCGTCAGGGACCTCCTGAGGTCCTGTGTGGATCACCTGGGAACCTCTGGGGACCTCCTGAGGCCACCTGGGGATCTCCTGGCCCCTGGTGGGTTCTCTCAGGGCCCCCCCAGGAAGACGCAgcccccagtgcccagcaggatGGGTGCCCTGGGACCCTTCCAGCCCTCAGGGATGACACCCGTGGGACAGGCCAGCACACATCCAAGGGGACAAACGGCCccagggggcactggggggtcccctgtgtgtgtggggagggggctgtgatCTGTCCAGGGACTGTGGGA is part of the Haemorhous mexicanus isolate bHaeMex1 chromosome 30, bHaeMex1.pri, whole genome shotgun sequence genome and encodes:
- the PURB gene encoding transcriptional activator protein Pur-beta, whose amino-acid sequence is MADGDSGSERGGGGGFGTARGGAGGAGPAAGPGGSGAAGPEQETQELASKRLDIQNKRFYLDVKQNAKGRFLKIAEVGAGGSKSRLTLSMAVAAEFRDYLGDFIEHYAQLGPSSPEQLAQAAGPPGEDGAGPRRALKSEFLVRENRKYYLDLKENQRGRFLRIRQTVNRGPGGPGGFAGGPPGLQSGQTIALPAQGLIEFRDALAKLIDDYGGEEDELGGPGGGGPGGGGLYGELPEGTSITVDSKRFFFDVGCNKYGVFLRVSEVKPSYRNAITVPYKAWAKFGGAFCRYAEEMRDIQERQRDKLYDRRAGPPGPGSGSGAGDDSDGDDVDDD